A stretch of the Tannerella serpentiformis genome encodes the following:
- a CDS encoding 3'-5' exonuclease, whose translation MQLNLANPIVFFDLETTGVNISKDRIIEISLLKVAPNGKEESKTRRINPGIPIPPEATAIHGISDEDVKDCPTFKEIAKSLAAQIEGCDLAGFNSNRFDIPLLAEEFLRADVDIDLSKRKFVDVQTIFHKMEQRTLSAAYKFYCGKSLEDAHSAAADTFATYEVLKAQLDRYPDLKNDIRFLSEFSCFTNNVDFAGRMIYNDKGEEVINFGKYKGRLVTEVLKADPGYYAWMMSGDFPLNTKQKLTEIRMRLK comes from the coding sequence TGAACTTAGCCAACCCTATCGTCTTCTTCGACCTCGAGACCACCGGCGTAAATATCAGTAAGGATAGGATCATCGAAATTTCTCTCCTGAAAGTCGCCCCCAACGGTAAGGAGGAAAGTAAGACTCGTCGTATCAATCCGGGCATACCCATCCCACCAGAGGCGACGGCTATTCACGGTATCAGCGACGAAGATGTCAAGGACTGTCCCACCTTCAAAGAGATCGCCAAATCACTCGCTGCACAGATTGAAGGCTGCGATTTAGCGGGATTTAATTCCAACCGATTTGATATTCCCCTCCTTGCCGAGGAATTTCTGCGGGCGGACGTCGATATCGATCTCTCCAAACGCAAATTTGTCGACGTGCAGACCATCTTCCATAAGATGGAACAGCGCACACTGTCTGCCGCATACAAGTTTTATTGCGGAAAAAGCCTCGAGGACGCCCACAGTGCCGCGGCAGATACCTTCGCTACGTACGAGGTGCTCAAGGCGCAACTGGACCGTTACCCGGACCTCAAAAACGACATCCGCTTCCTATCGGAGTTCTCCTGCTTCACGAACAACGTGGACTTTGCCGGCCGTATGATCTACAACGACAAGGGCGAAGAGGTGATCAACTTCGGCAAATACAAGGGGCGCCTCGTCACGGAGGTCTTGAAGGCCGATCCGGGCTATTATGCGTGGATGATGAGCGGCGATTTCCCGCTGAACACCAAACAAAAACTGACCGAGATACGCATGCGCCTCAAGTAG